A single Nicotiana tabacum cultivar K326 chromosome 5, ASM71507v2, whole genome shotgun sequence DNA region contains:
- the LOC107823605 gene encoding uncharacterized protein LOC107823605, with protein MASEINFISEINSKSMNWKLKVRIVRLWKNPDRDRPDSPFSIEIVLMDEKGDRIHASIGRSFIQRFKQEIKEMGLYIMNNFVVCPNNMKLKTKDHKLKLMFTHKTTVDEMHDPQFNMCIFKFRKYEQLSNPQEFDNTELFDVIGEVVSYEDVQSIKQDDNIRMYMNIQIQDYESNNISATLWGDFVEQIRPYLNGSNDKPVVVIMQLIRAHRYREQYSMRNTWHALKLLINSNLPQNGFCAWRKLTKNYSNFISQNSLCC; from the exons ATGGCGTCTGAAATCAATTTCATTAGTGAAATTAACAGCAAATCAATGAATTGGAAGTTAAAGGTTCGTATTGTGAGGCTTTGGAAAAATCCGGACCGCGACAGGCCTGACAGCCCCTTTTCCATTGAGATTGTTCTGATGGATGAAAAG GGCGACCGCATTCACGCAAGTATTGGCAGGTCTTTTATTCAAAGGTTCAAACAAGAAATTAAGGAAATGGGTTTGTACATCATGAACAATTTTGTGGTTTGTCCAAATAATATGAAGCTTAAGACCAAAGACCACAAGTTGAAGTTGATGTTCACGCATAAGACCACTGTTGACGAAATGCATGATCCACAATTCAACATgtgtattttcaaatttagaaagtaTGAGCAGTTGTCAAATCCCCAAGAATTTGACAATACTGAGTTATTTG ATGTCATTGGCGAAGTTGTGAGTTATGAGGACGTACAGTCTATCAAGCAAGATGATAACATCCGTATGTACATGAACATTCAGATACAAGATTATGA GAGTAACAACATTTCTGCAACTctttggggagactttgtggaACAGATTAGGCCATATTTGAATGGATCCAATGATAAGCCTGTTGTCGTCATCATGCAATTGATTAGAGCACATCGATATCGAG AACAATATTCGATGAGGAACACTTGGCATGCGTTGAAGCTTTTGATCAATTCAAATCTTCCTCAG AATGGTTTCTGTGCGTGGAGAAAGCTCACAAAGAATTACTCAAATTTCATCTCACAAAACTCACTCTGTTGCTAA